The Daucus carota subsp. sativus chromosome 9, DH1 v3.0, whole genome shotgun sequence genome window below encodes:
- the LOC108202449 gene encoding dihydrolipoyl dehydrogenase 2, chloroplastic isoform X2 — MASLSISLSSNLSATRSSNSISDLYLSSSISPQSLRFCGLRRAAFTPLKSSSSKQLVSKQCRGKLSVCASANGTVSGGFDYDLVIIGAGVGGHGAALHAVEKGLKTAIIEGDVVGGTCVNRGCVPSKALLAVSGRMRELQNEHHMKAFGLQVAAAGYDRQAVADHANNLASKIRNNLTNSMKNLGVDILTGVGSVVGPQKVKYGKAGLPDTTITAKNIIIATGSVPFVPKGVEVDGKTVITSDHALKLETVPEWIVIVGSGYIGLEFSDVYTALGSEVTFVEALDQLMPGFDPEIGKLAQRVLINPRKIDYHTGVFASKITPAKDGKPVLIELIDAKTKEPKDTLEVDAALIATGRAPFTKGLGLENINVETQRGFIPVDERMQVIDANGTLVPHLYCIGDANGKLMLAHAASAQGISVVEQVTGHDHVLNHLSIPAACFTHPEISMVGLTEPQAREKAEKEGFEVSIAKTSFKANTKALAENEGEGIAKLIYRPDNGEILGVHIFGLHAADLIHEASNAMALGTRIQDIKFAVHAHPTLSEVLDELFKSAKVKAGVSSPVGEPVSV, encoded by the exons atgGCTTcactctccatctctctctcctcAAATCTCTCCGCCACAAGATCCTCAAACTCAATCTCTGATCTCTATCTCTCCTCCTCCATCTCTCCGCAATCGCTTCGCTTTTGCGGTCTGAGGAGAGCTGCCTTCACGCCTCTCAAGTCTTCCAGCTCGAAGCAATTGGTTTCGAAGCAATGTAGGGGGAAGTTGAGTGTGTGCGCCTCTGCGAATGGGACGGTTTCTGGTGGTTTTGATTATGATTTGGTTATTATCGGCGCCGGTGTTGGCGGCCACGGTGCTGCTCTTCACGCCGTCGAGAAG GGTTTGAAAACTGCCATCATTGAGGGTGATGTGGTGGGAGGAACATGTGTAAATCGCGGTTGTGTCCCTTCCAAAGCACTTCTTGCTGTCAGTGGTAGAATGAGAGAGCTTCAGAACGAACACCACATGAAAGCTTTTGGTTTACAG GTTGCAGCTGCTGGATATGACAGACAGGCAGTAGCTGATCATGCCAACAATCTTGCTTCcaaaatcagaaataatttaacaaattcCATGAAAAATCTTGGCGTTGATATATTGACTGGTGTCGGTTCAGTTGTG GGTCCACAAAAGGTAAAATATGGAAAAGCTGGACTCCCTGATACTACGATAACAGcaaaaaacataattattgcAACAGGCTCTGTTCCATTTGTGCCAAAAGGAGTTGAAGTTGATG GCAAGACTGTAATAACCAGTGATCATGCGCTCAAACTGGAAACAGTTCCTGAATGGATAGTTATTGTTGGAAGTGGTTATATTGGTCTTGAATTTAGCGATGTGTATACAGCACTTGGTAGCGAG GTTACCTTCGTTGAAGCCCTTGACCAACTAATGCCTGGTTTTGATCCTGAGATTGGGAAATTGGCTCAAAGGGTTCTCataaatcctcgaaaaattgATTATCACACAGGTGTATTTGCAAGCAAG ATCACTCCAGCAAAGGATGGAAAACCTGTATTGATTGAGCTTATTGATGCAAAGACAAAGGAGCCAAAGGATACCTTGGAG GTTGATGCTGCCCTCATTGCAACTGGAAGGGCTCCGTTCACTAAAGGGCTTGGCTTGGAGAAT ATTAATGTAGAGACTCAACGTGGATTCATTCCTGTTGATGAACGGATGCAAGTGATTGATGCAAATGGGACACTG GTCCCTCATTTGTATTGCATTGGTGATGCAAACGGGAAGTTGATGCTTGCACATGCAGCAAGTGCTCAAGGAATCTCTG TTGTTGAGCAAGTTACTGGACATGACCATGTCCTCAATCATCTGAGCATCCCagcagcttgtttcactcatcCTGAAATCAGCATGGTTGGATTAACAGAG CCTCAAGCAAGAGAAAAAGCTGAAAAGGAGGGATTTGAAGTTAGTATCGCAAAGACTAGCTTCAAGGCTAACACCAAAGCTCTTGCTGAAAATGAAGGGGAAGGAATTGCTAAG ttgATATACAGACCAGACAACGGTGAGATCCTTGGTGTCCATATATTTGGTTTACATGCTGCTGACCTCATACATGAAGCATCTAATGCAATGGCTTTGGGAACACGCATACAG GACATTAAGTTCGCTGTTCACGCACATCCAACCTTATCTGAAGTGCTTGACGAACTTTTTAAATCAGCAAAG GTTAAAGCTGGGGTTTCTAGTCCAGTTGGTGAGCCAGTTTCTGTCTAA
- the LOC108202449 gene encoding dihydrolipoyl dehydrogenase 2, chloroplastic isoform X1 → MASLSISLSSNLSATRSSNSISDLYLSSSISPQSLRFCGLRRAAFTPLKSSSSKQLVSKQCRGKLSVCASANGTVSGGFDYDLVIIGAGVGGHGAALHAVEKGLKTAIIEGDVVGGTCVNRGCVPSKALLAVSGRMRELQNEHHMKAFGLQVAAAGYDRQAVADHANNLASKIRNNLTNSMKNLGVDILTGVGSVVGPQKVKYGKAGLPDTTITAKNIIIATGSVPFVPKGVEVDGKTVITSDHALKLETVPEWIVIVGSGYIGLEFSDVYTALGSEVTFVEALDQLMPGFDPEIGKLAQRVLINPRKIDYHTGVFASKITPAKDGKPVLIELIDAKTKEPKDTLEVDAALIATGRAPFTKGLGLENINVETQRGFIPVDERMQVIDANGTLVPHLYCIGDANGKLMLAHAASAQGISVVEQVTGHDHVLNHLSIPAACFTHPEISMVGLTEPQAREKAEKEGFEVSIAKTSFKANTKALAENEGEGIAKLIYRPDNGEILGVHIFGLHAADLIHEASNAMALGTRIQDIKFAVHAHPTLSEVLDELFKSAKVRGTASLATELRFSHILHWLKLGFLVQLVSQFLSKIPILVQKHT, encoded by the exons atgGCTTcactctccatctctctctcctcAAATCTCTCCGCCACAAGATCCTCAAACTCAATCTCTGATCTCTATCTCTCCTCCTCCATCTCTCCGCAATCGCTTCGCTTTTGCGGTCTGAGGAGAGCTGCCTTCACGCCTCTCAAGTCTTCCAGCTCGAAGCAATTGGTTTCGAAGCAATGTAGGGGGAAGTTGAGTGTGTGCGCCTCTGCGAATGGGACGGTTTCTGGTGGTTTTGATTATGATTTGGTTATTATCGGCGCCGGTGTTGGCGGCCACGGTGCTGCTCTTCACGCCGTCGAGAAG GGTTTGAAAACTGCCATCATTGAGGGTGATGTGGTGGGAGGAACATGTGTAAATCGCGGTTGTGTCCCTTCCAAAGCACTTCTTGCTGTCAGTGGTAGAATGAGAGAGCTTCAGAACGAACACCACATGAAAGCTTTTGGTTTACAG GTTGCAGCTGCTGGATATGACAGACAGGCAGTAGCTGATCATGCCAACAATCTTGCTTCcaaaatcagaaataatttaacaaattcCATGAAAAATCTTGGCGTTGATATATTGACTGGTGTCGGTTCAGTTGTG GGTCCACAAAAGGTAAAATATGGAAAAGCTGGACTCCCTGATACTACGATAACAGcaaaaaacataattattgcAACAGGCTCTGTTCCATTTGTGCCAAAAGGAGTTGAAGTTGATG GCAAGACTGTAATAACCAGTGATCATGCGCTCAAACTGGAAACAGTTCCTGAATGGATAGTTATTGTTGGAAGTGGTTATATTGGTCTTGAATTTAGCGATGTGTATACAGCACTTGGTAGCGAG GTTACCTTCGTTGAAGCCCTTGACCAACTAATGCCTGGTTTTGATCCTGAGATTGGGAAATTGGCTCAAAGGGTTCTCataaatcctcgaaaaattgATTATCACACAGGTGTATTTGCAAGCAAG ATCACTCCAGCAAAGGATGGAAAACCTGTATTGATTGAGCTTATTGATGCAAAGACAAAGGAGCCAAAGGATACCTTGGAG GTTGATGCTGCCCTCATTGCAACTGGAAGGGCTCCGTTCACTAAAGGGCTTGGCTTGGAGAAT ATTAATGTAGAGACTCAACGTGGATTCATTCCTGTTGATGAACGGATGCAAGTGATTGATGCAAATGGGACACTG GTCCCTCATTTGTATTGCATTGGTGATGCAAACGGGAAGTTGATGCTTGCACATGCAGCAAGTGCTCAAGGAATCTCTG TTGTTGAGCAAGTTACTGGACATGACCATGTCCTCAATCATCTGAGCATCCCagcagcttgtttcactcatcCTGAAATCAGCATGGTTGGATTAACAGAG CCTCAAGCAAGAGAAAAAGCTGAAAAGGAGGGATTTGAAGTTAGTATCGCAAAGACTAGCTTCAAGGCTAACACCAAAGCTCTTGCTGAAAATGAAGGGGAAGGAATTGCTAAG ttgATATACAGACCAGACAACGGTGAGATCCTTGGTGTCCATATATTTGGTTTACATGCTGCTGACCTCATACATGAAGCATCTAATGCAATGGCTTTGGGAACACGCATACAG GACATTAAGTTCGCTGTTCACGCACATCCAACCTTATCTGAAGTGCTTGACGAACTTTTTAAATCAGCAAAG GTAAGGGGGACAGCCTCCTTAGCTACTGAACTGAGATTCTCTCACATTTTGCACTG GTTAAAGCTGGGGTTTCTAGTCCAGTTGGTGAGCCAGTTTCTGTCTAAGATTCCCATATTAGTACAGAAACATACATGA